One genomic window of Coffea eugenioides isolate CCC68of chromosome 1, Ceug_1.0, whole genome shotgun sequence includes the following:
- the LOC113760066 gene encoding putative disease resistance protein RGA3, translated as MADAAVSATIRVALQTVVSLAADQVSLVREFPRELERLNRSAEMIRGFLAGADEEMHSHDPKLVGVQNWLKQLEEEVFKADNVLDELNYENLRRKVKYQNQLTKKKVLFCFSFFNKIGFRSRLASTIREINTNLERIHRDAEGLGLAYKRPVEEPFATIAAGATTSPQTDSKIVRSDVLGRDEDESEIVKKLLTESESDRISVISITGPPGLGKTTLAKAVFNTPQFDNHFDKKIWVCVAKPVEIMELFKMILKSSTGKKAEVDIRQVIVDGIETELKEKRYLLVLDDLWNDQEGLLDDFFTTLKALKPKKGSWCLVTTRLQEVATILSRHPQINLTRHELGKLCDNDCWSIMKKWANVGEEVPKELEGMTRQVLRRCDGLPLAAKLIGGLLSKKRKEEWLSILEESLLHGDQGGIEQIIKVSFDHLSPAPVKKCFAYCSIFYQDTELEQDPLVELWMAEGFLQPDSRNERMMEKIGCEYLRILLQTSLLEEVKEERRIWYKMHDLVHDFAKSVLNRSSSNQDRYLAICSSERMVETINEKTSASLRTLFLGGGIADDMLSKFKYLHVLKLFGADAKELPTSIGKLIHLHLLDISGSMIRTVPKSLCKLYSLQTLRIDMLEEGLPKKMSNLISMRHLHYYDHAGRKIQMPSRIGRLTCLQTLEFFNIGRQEDGRGIQELGTLQDLKGTLEIRNLELVNGKDDAELANLSQRPNMYRLVFEWGNRDRESDNCDEDVLEGLQPHPNLKELQILKFMGDQFPKWFMNLTLTSLVDLRVADCTRCRKLPALGQLPFLKRLYLTGLENTTCIGLSFYSTSAEEDGGSGGLSTISRQTFFPALKKLSLESMKNLEEWKDAHEMMSTAGEVHVMDVFPVLEKLHISDCPKLATIPTPGRFPSLDVLEIKKSCHVLLAEKVLSNIANLSSLELSGGGRQRVESLNFVKRPESSLSIYGCDSLPTDMLERLCLFPTLQRVELKLANNITTLRGMSCAACLERLTVDFCGNLRELPEDLYQFQALEHLEISKCPRIDSFGYPNPKISFGQKGLLKSLEQFTVGWCDALTRLPVEMFESCTSLRELSLFNCSNLVSFPLDLQRTPSLESFSLYWCSNLITEMPSGFLYLTSLRKVKIGPFSDDSAIEFDWAGLASLSTLRHVSFCGMPDTKSLPHQLQCLSAITSLSLSFFGAIEALPDWLGNLASLEYLHLWDFPELEYLPSIAAMERLKLRRLEIRFCPLLTERCTPQSGSDSEWPKISNIPELEIL; from the coding sequence ATGGCTGATGCTGCTGTTAGTGCTACTATTCGGGTTGCATTGCAGACGGTTGTTTCCCTTGCCGCTGATCAGGTTAGTCTGGTCCGTGAATTCCCACGGGAGCTGGAGAGACTCAACAGATCTGCTGAAATGATCCGAGGCTTCTTGGCCGGTGCTGATGAGGAAATGCATAGCCACGATCCGAAGCTTGTTGGGGTGCAAAATTGGCTCAAGCAGCTGGAAGAAGAGGTTTTCAAAGCTGACAATGTGCTGGACGAGCTCAACTATGAAAATCTTCGTCGGAAGGTGAAGTATCAAAATCAACTCACGAAAAAGAAGGTACTCTTCTGCTTTTCATTCTTTAATAAAATTGGTTTTCGTTCGAGGTTGGCTTCAACGATCAGGGAGATCAACACGAACCTTGAGAGGATCCATAGGGATGCCGAAGGTTTGGGACTGGCCTACAAGCGCCCCGTTGAAGAACCATTCGCTACTATTGCTGCTGGAGCCACAACAAGCCCACAGACCGACTCTAAGATTGTTCGAAGTGATGTCCTAGGAAGAGACGAGGATGAATCAGAAATAGTTAAGAAGTTGTTGACCGAATCTGAAAGTGATCGTATTTCAGTTATTTCCATAACCGGCCCGCCAGGATTAGGAAAAACAACTCTAGCTAAAGCCGTTTTCAACACTCCACAGTTTGATAatcattttgacaaaaaaatttgGGTTTGTGTGGCTAAACCAGTTGAAATCATGGAGCTCTTCAAAATGATTCTAAAATCGTCAACAGGAAAAAAGGCTGAAGTGGATATTAGGCAAGTAATAGTTGACGGAATTGAAACTGAACTTAAGGAAAAAAGATATTTGCTTGTTCTTGACGATTTGTGGAATGATCAAGAAGGATTGTTGGATGACTTTTTCACCACATTGAAGGCACTCAAACCGAAGAAAGGGAGCTGGTGTCTTGTTACCACTCGTCTGCAAGAAGTGGCAACTATTCTATCTAGACATCCGCAGATCAATTTGACACGCCATGAGCTGGGAAAGCTATGCGATAATGATTGCTGGTCTATCATGAAAAAATGGGCAAATGTAGGGGAAGAAGTACCAAAAGAATTGGAAGGCATGACGCGCCAAGTTTTAAGAAGATGTGACGGTCTACCTCTGGCAGCAAAGTTAATTGGAGGTTTGTTatctaaaaaaagaaaagaggagtgGCTGTCTATTTTGGAGGAGAGTCTGTTGCATGGAGATCAGGGTGGGATCGAGCAAATAATTAAGGTGAGTTTTGATCATCTCTCACCTGCACCGGTTAAGAAATGTTTTGCATATTGCTCAATTTTTTATCAAGATACTGAATTGGAACAAGATCCACTAGTTGAACTTTGGATGGCTGAAGGCTTTCTTCAACCGGATTCCCGAAATGAAAGAATGATGGAGAAAATAGGATGTGAGTATTTGAGAATTTTGCTGCAAACTTCCTTATTGGAAGAAGTAAAAGAGGAGAGGAGAatatggtataaaatgcatgacCTTGTGCATGATTTTGCAAAATCAGTTTTGAATCGTAGCAGCAGCAATCAGGACCGTTACCTTGCGATATGCTCATCCGAAAGAATGGTAGAAACCATCAATGAAAAAACATCAGCATCACTTCGCACATTATTTCTGGGGGGTGGCATAGCTGATGATATGTTATCAAAGTTCAAATACTTGCATGTCCTAAAATTGTTTGGAGCAGATGCCAAAGAGTTGCCGACCTCCATTGGCAAACTAATACATTTACACTTACTTGACATTTCAGGTTCTATGATTAGAACTGTGCCAAAATCTCTTTGCAAACTTTATAGTTTGCAAACACTGAGAATTGACATGCTTGAAGAAGGTTTGCCAAAGAAGATGAGCAATTTGATTAGCATGAGACATCTTCACTATTATGATCATGCAGGGCGGAAAATCCAAATGCCATCCAGGATTGGACGATTGACTTGTCTTCAAACGTTAGAGTTCTTTAACATAGGTCGTCAAGAGGATGGACGTGGTATCCAAGAACTTGGAACCTTGCAAGATCTTAAAGGCACCTTGGAGATTAGAAATCTTGAATTGGTAAATGGCAAAGATGATGCTGAACTAGCGAACCTATCTCAAAGGCCAAATATGTATCGGTTGGTATTTGAGTGGGGCAATAGGGATCGAGAAAGTGATAATTGTGATGAAGATGTGTTGGAAGGCCTCCAACCTCACCCAAATTTAAAAGAGTTACAAATTTTGAAGTTCATGGGTGATCAGTTTCCAAAATGGTTCATGAATTTGACATTGACATCACTGGTGGATTTGCGGGTGGCGGATTGCACAAGATGCAGAAAACTCCCTGCACTAGGACAGCTACCATTCCTCAAGCGCCTCTATCTGACTGGATTGGAAAACACAACATGCATTGGGCTTTCATTCTACAGTACAAGTGCTGAGGAGGACGGCGGATCAGGAGGTTTAAGCACTATTAGCAGACAAACATTCTTTCCAGCCCTTAAAAAACTCTCTCTTGAAAGCATGAAAAATTTGGAAGAGTGGAAGGACGCACACGAAATGATGTCAACCGCAGGTGAAGTACATGTGATGGATGTGTTTCCCGTGCTGGAAAAGTTGCATATTAGTGATTGCCCCAAGCTGGCCACCATTCCAACTCCAGGTCGTTTCCCAAGTCTTGACGTATTGGAAATCAAAAAGAGTTGCCATGTTTTGCTGGCAGAAAAGGTTTTGAGCAATATAGCCAATCTCTCGTCCCTTGAATTAAGCGGTGGTGGTCGTCAACGCGTTGAGTCTCTAAATTTTGTGAAACGACCAGAGAGCAGCTTGAGTATTTATGGTTGTGACAGTCTACCTACTGACATGCTTGAGCGACTCTGTCTTTTTCCAACTCTTCAGCGTGTAGAATTGAAATTAGCCAATAATATAACAACATTAAGAGGAATGAGTTGCGCCGCTTGTCTTGAGAGATTGACAGTCGATTTTTGTGGCAATTTACGGGAGTTGCCAGAAGATCTTTATCAATTTCAAGCTTTAGAGCACTTGGAGATATCCAAGTGCCCGAGAATTGATTCATTTGGATATCCAAATCCTAAAATTTCATTTGGACAGAAAGGCCTCCTTAAGTCTCTTGAGCAATTTACTGTTGGTTGGTGCGATGCATTAACAAGATTACCAGTGGAGATGTTCGAGTCGTGTACGTCTCTCCGAGAGTTGAGTTTGTTCAATTGCAGCAATCTGGTCTCCTTTCCCCTTGATTTGCAACGAACCCCTTCTCTCGAGAGCTTCTCGTTATACTGGTGTTCCAACTTGATTACTGAGATGCCTAGTGGATTTCTCTATCTTACCAGCTTAAGGAAAGTGAAGATTGGTCCCTTCTCAGATGACTCTGCAATCGAATTTGATTGGGCTGGGTTAGCATCTTTATCAACACTCCGACACGTGTCTTTCTGTGGAATGCCTGACACGAAATCTCTGCCACATCAGCTTCAATGCTTGAGTGCCATCACATCACTATCTCTAAGTTTCTTCGGAGCAATCGAAGCCTTACCAGATTGGCTTGGGAACCTTGCATCTCTTGAATACCTACACCTGTGGGATTTCCCAGAGCTTGAATATTTACCCTCCATAGCTGCCATGGAACGCCTCAAATTAAGACGTCTGGAAATTCGTTTTTGTCCTCTATTAACCGAAAGATGCACTCCTCAAAGCGGCTCCGACTCCGAGTGGCCCAAGATCTCTAATATTCCAGAGCTTGAAATTCTTTAA